In Candidatus Binatia bacterium, the genomic window CCGTCCGACCCGACATCTTCGGTGCATCCGCTCAATGTGGCGGAGACCTGCGGCGGTTGCCACGGGGATGCGAAAACCATGGAGACCTACAAGATCGCCACGGATCAGTTGCAAAAATATAAAAAGAGCGTCCACTGGAAAACGATGTCGGCGGGCGGCGATCTCTCGGCGCCGACGTGCAACGACTGCCACGGCAATCACGGCGCGGCGCCGCCGGGAATCTCCTGGGTGGGAAACATCTGCGGCCAGTGTCACGCACAAAACGAAGAGCTGTTCGCGAAAAGCGCTCACGCCAAGGTGTTCGTCAAAATGGGGCTTCCCGGATGCGCCGCCTGCCATGGCAATCATGACATCGCGCAAACCAGCGACGAGATGCTGGGAGTCGGAGGCAACGCGGCGTGCACGGGCTGTCACACGGCTGAAGACAAGGGCGGCCGAACCGCGTTCGAGATGCGCCGGTTGATCGACTCGCTCCGGAGCGACTATGAAAAAGCCCATGCGGCGCTGGCTGATGCCGAGCATGCCGGCATGGAGGTGAGCCAGGCGCAGTTCGAGTTGAACGGAGCCAAGACGGCGCTCGTCAAGGCGCGCGCAGCTATTCACGCATTCAACGTTGATGGCGTGAAAAAAGAAACGGCGCCGGGGATGGAGGCGAGCAAGAAGGCGCACGAGCGGGGAATCAAGGCGCTCGACGAGCTGCAATTCCGGCGCAAGGGACTCGCCGTTTCGGCGCTCATCATTTTAGCTCTCGTTGTGGGGCTTGTGTTAAAGATACGGCAGATGGAGAAACCGAAATAACCCTCACCCCTGCCCTCTCCCGCAAGCGGGCGAGGGAGAATAAAGATTCCCTCTCCCTCTGGGAGAGGGTAAGGGTGAGGGATAGGAGAGAACGGAATACCGGGAGATGGACCGCAGAAATTTTCTCAACTGGTTTCTCGGCACGGCGGCGGGGGCTTTTCTCGTCTCGGTTCTCTACCCGGTGAGCCGCTACTTGATCCCGCCCAAGGTCGAAGAATCGACCGCGCGCAACGTCGCGCTTTCCATCAAGCCCGCCGAAGTCAAGCCGAACAGCGGACAGGTGTTCCGATTCGGCAGCCAGCCGGCGATCTTGGTGCGCAGTCCGGCCGGCGAGCTGAAAGCATTCTCCGCCGTTTGCACCCATCTTTCCTGCATCGTCCAGTACCGCCCGGACGTGAGCCATATCTGGTGCGCGTGCCACAACGGCCATTACGATTTGAACGGAAAAAATATCGCCGGGCCTCCGCCCAAGCCGCTGGACGAATACGTCGTCAACGTCAAGGGCGACCAGATCGTCGTTAGCAAGAAGGCGTGAGCATGGAGCCGCAAGACATAAAGCACGGTAAGCTCTGGCACTGGCTCGACGAGCGGGTCGGACTCAAAGAGCTGGACAAGCTGGCCAAGAAAAAGCAGGTGCCGATCCACCGCCACTCGGTGTGGTACTACTTCGGCGGGATGACGCTTTTTCTCTTCACGATTCAAGTGGCGACGGGAATTTTGCTGCTTCTTTACTACCGCCCCAGCGCCGGCGAGGCCTACGAGTCGGTGCAGTTCCTCATGACCGAAGTGCAATTCGGCTGGCTTGTCCGCTCGATTCATTCGTGGTCGGCCAACCTGATGGTCTTTACGGCGTTCGTTCATATGTTCAGCGCCTTGATGCTCAAGGCTTATCGCGTGCCGCGCGAGCTGACGTGGCTCTCCGGCGCGGGACTGATGGCGCTGACGTTGGCTTTCGGCTTTACCGGCTACCTTCTGCCGTGGAATAAGCTCGCCTTCTTCGCCACGAGCGTCGGAACGGAAGTCCCCGGCGTCTTGCCGGTCGTCGGTCCGTTTCTTCGCCGCCTGATGCGCGGCGGCGACGACGTCACGGGCGCCACGCTGACGCGCTTCTACGGCATCCACGTCGCGGTCTTGCCGGCGCTTGTGACGGCGCTGATCGGGCTGCATCTCTTTTTAGTGCAGAAGCACGGCATGAGCGTTCCTCCGGAAGTGGAGCGGCAGGGCGGCGCTAAACGCACGATGCCGTTTTTCCCAAATTTTCTTTTGCGCGACGTGGTCGGGTGGCTCTCCGCGCTCGGTGTCCTGGCGGCGCTGGCGGCTTATTATCCCGCCGAGCTGGGTGAGAAAGCCGATCCGTTTCAACCCGCGCCGGCCGGCATCAAGCCCGAATGGTACTTCATGTTCATGTTCCAGACGTTGAAGCTCCTGCCGGGTCATATTCTCGGCATCGAAGGCGAGCTGGTGGGAATTTTGGCCTTCGGCCTGGGCGGCGCGTTCATCGCGTTGGTTCCTTTCCTCGACCGGCGCACGGCGCGCGGCGAGCGGAGCCATATTTTTACCTGGGTCGGCATCGCCATTATTGCCTATATGATTGCTCTGACCTACATGGGTTACACCGTAAGCCTGAGGTGAGTGCAGCACGATGTGTTTGTCCTTGGCCTGTCGGTTGTTGTATGTAGGGTTCGTGCGCACGTTGTTTAAAGCGCTGGGTCCTTCCGTTTTTCTCTCTCTTGCCTTAGTTGTTTTTGCAGTTCCCATTCATGCCCAACCTGCGACAAGCGAGGGGCTCAAAGCCGAAATCACCGGCGTCACTATTCTTGAGAACCGGCGCTCAGTCGTTATTTTTAAAATCAGCGACGCCCAAGGCCGTCCGCTCGATCGCAGCGACTTGGGCGAAATAAGATTTACCATCGCCAAAGTTCAGGCCGGTGCACAGGGGCAACCGGCCTATTCGAACTATGTTCTCTTCAAAGTACCGGGCAGGGAGTACGTCTACAAAGGCGAGAGAAAAAATCCGGCGCTCGCCGACACTCTTCAGCCGGACTACGACCGCGACGGAACTTTCGCGCGCTTAAAGCCCGGCGTTTTTACCTATACGTTCAAAACCGCCCTGCCGGAAAACTACGATCGCAAGGCGACTCTTGTAGTCGGCGGCGAGCTTACGCGCGAGAGTCGGAAGCACGTGGTCAACCCGCTCTACGCGTTCGTTCCCGAGAAAGGCAGGGTCAAACCGCCTGAATCCACGGTCGCCACCGCGGCCTGCAACAACTGCCACGATCCCTTGAAGCCGCACGGTGGACTCAGGCGCGAGACCGGCTACTGCGTCCTCTGCCACACTTCGCAGCTCGCCGATCCCGAGAGCGCCGAGAATCTCGATTTCAAAGTCCTCGTCCACAAGATCCACCGGGGCAAGAACCTGCCGAGCGTGAAAGGCGGCAAGCCGTTCGTCGTCGTCGGCAACCGGCAAAACGTTTTCGATTTTTCCACCGTCGGTCTGCCGCAGGATATTCGCAACTGCCAGACCTGCCACGCGGGGCCGGCGGCGGCCAGCTGGATGAACCGGCCGGCGATCGCGCCCTGCCTCTCCTGCCACGACAACCTGGACGCCGAGACGGGGAAAAATCACGCCGGCGGGCCGCTGGTCGAAGGGACCTGCGGCGGCTGTCACCAGCCCAAGGGAGAGGAGTTCGATCTCTCGGTCGCAGGAGCGCACGCCGATCCGCTCAAATCGAACCGGCTCGCCGGAGTCGTTTTCGACATTTTAAAAATCGAAGGCGGTAAGCCGGGCGACCGGCCGGCCGTGACCTTCACCGTGAAAGACAAGAAAGGCCAGCCCGTCGATATCTCCAAGATGGAAAATATGCGCCTGGTCGTGGCCTGGCCGACCGGCGACTATCGCGTCGCCGTCGAGGAAGACGTGCGCAAGGCGCCGGCTGAGGGAAACGGCGTCTATACGTACGCATTCAGATACGCCATTCCCGCCGAGGCGAAGGGCAGCGGCGGGATCGCCATTCAGGGTTACAAAGAATATGACCTGAAAAGAGGCAACGGCAAGATCATCAAAGGAGTGAGAGACGTAGGACTCAACGTCGTCAAATATTTTCCCATCACCGACGCCGCGGCGGTACCGCGGAGAACCGTTGTGAAGACGGCGAACTGCAATGCCTGTCACGAGACTCTCATGGCGCACGGCGAGACCCGGCGCGTGACCGAGTACTGCGTTTTCTGCCACAACGCCACGCAGACCGACGAGGCCAAACGAAAGACGGCCAAGGGGCCGATGCCGCCGGTGAATATTCATTTCAAGCTCCTCATCCACAAGCTCCACACCGGCGAGGAACTGGGCGAGCCTTACGTGATCTACGGCGGCCCGCCGGCGAGTCCCGGGCCGATCGACCTCGGCGAGGTGAGATTCCCCGGCGACCGCAGGAATTGCGCCAAGTGCCACGAGAAGGGAACTTATGAGTTGCCTCTGTCTCCGGGAGTTTTGGCGACGGCGGTGCCGCAGGCCGACGGCAGCCTGAAAAACCTACCGCCGATAACCGCGGTCTGCGGCTCGTGCCACACCAAAGATCCCGCGAAGGCTCACATCGAGACCCAGCTCGCTTCGGGCGGAAGGGAGAGCTGCGCGGTGTGCCACGCGGCGGGGCGGGAATTCTCGGTGAGCAAGAGCCACCGAAGGTAGATTCGATCGATATTACGCCCGGCGAAAATTTTTCGGGTATTTAATTCTCGGAAGAAGCCCTTGCGCTACCGTCGGGAAATCCTGCTGGCAATTTTGGCCCTGGTGGTCCTGGGCCTCGGCGTCGGCGGCTATCGACTCTACGACTACACCGAGAACGATCCGCGCTTCTGCGGCTCGTGCCACATCATGGGGACCGCGTTCAAGACCTGGAGCGAGGGTCCGCACAAAGCCGTCAACTGCCACGTCTGCCACCAACAGAACATTCAAGATCGCGCCAGAATCGTCTGGAGTTGGGCAACCTCCGACATCGAAAAGGTTCCTCCTCACACTCAACTTGCCAAAACAGTTTGCGAGTCGTGCCATCTGAACGATCAGGTCAAGTGGCCGCAAATCCGAAATACGGCGGGACACGGCGTGCACGTTCTGAGGGCGAACCTCCCGTGCTTGTCCTGCCATCTGCCCTCGCTCCATTCCGTCAAGCCAAAGACCGAGGACTGCGTGAAATGTCACAACCAATCGCGCACGAACATCGGCGGCATGGCCGGATTTCACTGCACGGCGTGTCACCAATTTCTCGTCGGAAAAGACGCGGGCTTGGAGCCCAAGAAGGAACTCTGTCTCGGTTGCCACGGCGCGATGCAGCTCAAGGGGGAAACTTTTCCGGCCGGAGCGCCGATGCAATTCGAGTGCGCCGCCTGCCACAAACCGCACAGCCAGCCAATTCTCAAGTTTAACGACTGCCTGGGCTGCCACCCGAATGTCGCGACGGATAAAAGACACTTCGAGAGGGATCTCACGAAGTGCGTGTCGTGCCACAAGCCGCATAGCTGGAAGGCCGGCGCAGGCGTGAAGGCGAAACAGAGCTGAGGAAGGAACGATTCACCCGTTAAACTCGTCGGATCCAATCACTCAATGAAGAAGAAGATACAGACGAATGATTCGATTACATCCTAAGTGCGGCCAAGGAGACGGCGGAGAAAAAGGACGACGAGCTTATCAAAGTGATCATGGAAGGGAAGGGCAAGATGCCGGCCGCCGGAAAAGGCTTGAGCAAGACTGAGCAGAAGCAGCTATTGGACTACACGAGATCTCTGGCGAAATAAGCGCCTGAAACAAAATTTGCGCCCGCAGCCAAGTTGTTTCTGAATGCTGCCGTCAGAAAACCTGCTTTTGAGATTTGGGCTTGCTCCCGCAGACCGGGCACTTGCCCGGGCGCAGGACGGCCTTGGTAACCCAGGTATCGCCGCATTTCGCGCAACGGGTCCAAACCACTGTTTGCTTGGAGTCATTTATCTCTATGCGATTGGTTTGCCGACGCATCATTTCAATCCTTTCTTGAGGGTCGCATATTTTTTCACTGTGTAACAACGAGCGACGTTGCAAACAATAAGGGTGAATACCTAAATCTGAAGGTCGGCCCTACCTATTTTCGACTTCAACGAAGTCTGCTCGGTCATTGTTCAGACGTTACTTTGCGGAGACGGCATCGCCCTCGGCGGCGCGCGCGATCACGTTGTTTCGGAACGCCGCTCTCAGACGGGCCGCTGCAGCGTGAATCAACGGGAATCCGGACTTCGCAATAGCTGGATCAATTCTGGGCGCGGTTTGCGGAAGGAAAAAGCGGGACGGTCACGCTTCGAGGATCTGGGTTGTGCTTTTCTTTTCTACGAAGAGCCAGGCATTGCAGGCACAACTCCTCTTGGGGCGGTTGATCGGCCCGCTCCCTGTAGTTGACCGGCGGCCAATCGGGGCATTCCGGATGGAAATGCCAATCGTCCTCGCCGCGGTCCCATCGCCTGCGGTGCGTGAGTGCCACAGAGCCTCCTCGACTCTGAAGAAACGTTACCGGCGGCTGGTCCAATCGTCAATTGGGGTTTTCACCGGATTATGAGTCCGTGAAATCACTTACTTCGTCCCCGGTGGCGTGGCCGTTCTACAACGAAAAGGAGGGGCGGGACTCAGCGTTCTCAATGAGTCTCTCGAATCAGGCATTCACCTAATTTATGTTGCGGCATAGGCGGGCTACAAAGTAAGTAAGCACAGAGAGAAGGTCATATGAATATAGCAGAAATCATGACACCAGACCCCGAAATCATTCGCCCGGACACGGTACTGAAGCAAGCGGCCGAGACTATGAAGAAGTTCGATGTGGGCCTGCTTCCGATATGCGACGGTCAGCGCCTGGTTGGAATGTTGAGTGACCGCGATATCACTATTCGTGCCACAGCGGCTGGGTTGGACCCGGCAAAAACTCGGGCCGATCAAGTGATGACAGAGGACGTTTTTTACTGCTTCGAAGATCAAGAAGTCGAAGAAGCGGTTAGAGTCATGGAGGAAAAACAGATCCGTCGACTGCCCATCGTCAACCGGGATAAAAAATTGGTTGGAGTTATTTCTTTGGGCGACGTCGCTGTTCGCGCGGGTAATCCTAAGCTCGCGGGCAAGGCGGTCAAGCAGGTCTCTAAACCTGCAGAGCCCAATCGATAAGTCAGGAGTTAGGGGCATTCTTCACGACGCGTTTCCAAAACGAAAACAGCCGGAGCAATTAGTACGAATCACTGTGTGCTTGGAATCATTGGCCGCGATACGATTCGTTTGCCGCCGCAGCGGTTAATCCTTTGCGGCACCTAATTTCTGCGGATATTTTTTGGCAGCTTGAAATCAACGATCTGGTGCCAGGTGCGGGCCGGATTTATATCCTTCTGCGACGCGGGGCTTTTATTGCACAACGGGCACGGCGAATTTTTCACGGCCGTTAGAATGTCATCTCCCTCGCCTAATTCGAGCTCGAAGGTTTTGTCGCAGTTCTGACATTTCAACGTCCATACCCCGGGGTCCATAGAGCCTCCACAGTTGTCCGTGACGGCTGCTTGGGTGAGAGGTGAATGCTTATATCCTTATATCGATACTGGCACATTGTCCGTGTGAATCAATATACCTGGACCGGACCTATCACGGCCGGGGGAGGGCTGGGGGAAAAAGGAGTCTGCACTTCACGGATCGTCGTACCAGACGATTTGTAGGCAGTGATCGCTGAAGAACTTCTCGACTTTTGCTTTGCCTTCTTTAAATCTCATGAATTACGCCGCGCGGTCATCGAGCTTCCACACGCGCACTTTTCTACCTCGCGCGCGCAACACCGGAGCGGCCATTTCCTGGAGGCGCACCACAACCCGGACCTTTTCCGAGAAAGGCAGCGCCGCCAGCTTGTGGCGGCGCGCTTCCTTCGCGGCGAAAAGCCGGGCGATTTCCGGTTTCAGGGTATCCATTGCTTCCATTTCCCTTCCAGGCCGTGGCGCTGGAGCCCGCCGGCCAGATAATTCATATCCACTTCCGCCTGCTCGCGGAAGATGCGCACTCGTTCCCGGTCTTTGTCCCGGCCGGTCTGCAAACAGATGGCGATGAGATGCTCCGCGCGCACCACTCTTGTGGGTGTGTCCTCGTAGGAAGTCTCTCGCAAATCCCTAGAGATCGCGCCTGTTCTTACAGCGCAAGCAAGCGCGAGAAAAGCTGGTACAGATTTTTCCGAACCGGGCTCATGTCCGTTTGGTTCTGGTGCGTTTGGCGCGGTACAATGCGGCGCCGCCGGGCGG contains:
- a CDS encoding Rieske (2Fe-2S) protein; this translates as MDRRNFLNWFLGTAAGAFLVSVLYPVSRYLIPPKVEESTARNVALSIKPAEVKPNSGQVFRFGSQPAILVRSPAGELKAFSAVCTHLSCIVQYRPDVSHIWCACHNGHYDLNGKNIAGPPPKPLDEYVVNVKGDQIVVSKKA
- a CDS encoding cytochrome bc complex cytochrome b subunit; the protein is MEPQDIKHGKLWHWLDERVGLKELDKLAKKKQVPIHRHSVWYYFGGMTLFLFTIQVATGILLLLYYRPSAGEAYESVQFLMTEVQFGWLVRSIHSWSANLMVFTAFVHMFSALMLKAYRVPRELTWLSGAGLMALTLAFGFTGYLLPWNKLAFFATSVGTEVPGVLPVVGPFLRRLMRGGDDVTGATLTRFYGIHVAVLPALVTALIGLHLFLVQKHGMSVPPEVERQGGAKRTMPFFPNFLLRDVVGWLSALGVLAALAAYYPAELGEKADPFQPAPAGIKPEWYFMFMFQTLKLLPGHILGIEGELVGILAFGLGGAFIALVPFLDRRTARGERSHIFTWVGIAIIAYMIALTYMGYTVSLR
- a CDS encoding OmcA/MtrC family decaheme c-type cytochrome — translated: MRTLFKALGPSVFLSLALVVFAVPIHAQPATSEGLKAEITGVTILENRRSVVIFKISDAQGRPLDRSDLGEIRFTIAKVQAGAQGQPAYSNYVLFKVPGREYVYKGERKNPALADTLQPDYDRDGTFARLKPGVFTYTFKTALPENYDRKATLVVGGELTRESRKHVVNPLYAFVPEKGRVKPPESTVATAACNNCHDPLKPHGGLRRETGYCVLCHTSQLADPESAENLDFKVLVHKIHRGKNLPSVKGGKPFVVVGNRQNVFDFSTVGLPQDIRNCQTCHAGPAAASWMNRPAIAPCLSCHDNLDAETGKNHAGGPLVEGTCGGCHQPKGEEFDLSVAGAHADPLKSNRLAGVVFDILKIEGGKPGDRPAVTFTVKDKKGQPVDISKMENMRLVVAWPTGDYRVAVEEDVRKAPAEGNGVYTYAFRYAIPAEAKGSGGIAIQGYKEYDLKRGNGKIIKGVRDVGLNVVKYFPITDAAAVPRRTVVKTANCNACHETLMAHGETRRVTEYCVFCHNATQTDEAKRKTAKGPMPPVNIHFKLLIHKLHTGEELGEPYVIYGGPPASPGPIDLGEVRFPGDRRNCAKCHEKGTYELPLSPGVLATAVPQADGSLKNLPPITAVCGSCHTKDPAKAHIETQLASGGRESCAVCHAAGREFSVSKSHRR
- a CDS encoding CBS domain-containing protein yields the protein MNIAEIMTPDPEIIRPDTVLKQAAETMKKFDVGLLPICDGQRLVGMLSDRDITIRATAAGLDPAKTRADQVMTEDVFYCFEDQEVEEAVRVMEEKQIRRLPIVNRDKKLVGVISLGDVAVRAGNPKLAGKAVKQVSKPAEPNR